CGCGCTGGCGGAGGCCGTGGGCATCAAGGGCCTGCGTGTGGAGGACCCGGGGCAGGTGGATGAGGCCGTCCAGCTGGCGCTCGCGACGCCGGGCCCCGTGCTGGTGGACGCCGTGGTCAGCAAGGCGGAGCTGGTGATGCCACCGCGCATCACCGCGGCCATGGCCGCGGGCTTCACCCTGTTCGGCATCAAGGCCCTGCTCAACGGCCGCACCAACGAGGTGCTGGAATTGGCGCGCACCAACCTCTGGCGCTGAAACCCCAGGCATTTCCAGCGGTTGGGCAGGGCCGGAGAAAAATCAGCAGGGCCGCGAATCCATTCGCCCCGTGGCCGCCTCTTATCTCGCGAATGGGGATTTTCCCCGCCGCACGAGGCAGGTTCCATGGGCTCGACTCCGACTCCCGACGCGCTGTTGCTCGCGGCCCACGCCGGTGACCGGGACGCGATGGTGCACCTGCTCCAGCTCCAGCAGCCGAACCTCCGGCGCTACGCGCAGAAGCGCTGCCTCATCAGCGACGTGGACGACGCGGTCCAGGAGGCCCTGCTGGTGATGTCCCGCCAGCTGTCCGCCGTGCGCCAGCTGGCGTCGTTCTCCGGGTGGATGTTCAAGATCGTCCAGCGCGAGTGCCGCCGCCTGGCCCGCACGGTGATGAAGAACGACCCCTACGAGGAAGCGCTCGTGGACCAGTGGATGTCCGCGCACACGCCGGACTCGCTGCGGTTGGACATGGCGTCCGCGCTGGAGTCGCTGCCGCCGCAGTACCTGGAGGTCGTCGTGCTGCGCGACTTCGAGGCGCTCTCCATCCGCGAGATGGCCGAGCGCCTGTCGCTGGACCCGGCGGCGGTGAAGAGCCGTCTGCACCGCGCCCGCGTGATGATCCGCGAATACCTGCTGGCCTGAAGCTCAATCCCTCTCATCTCTGGAGTCCTGTCATGGCGAACCCCCTGTCCGTCCTGGGCATCATCCACACGCTCGTGAGCGTGCCTCCCATCGTCTTCGGCGTCTGGGCCTTCGTGCGGGACGGGCGCATCGACCCGGGGACGCGCGTCGGCAAGGCGTACGTCGCCAGCATGGTGGCGTCGGTGGTGACGTCCTTCGGCCTGTCCAGTACGGGCGGCTTCAACCCGGGCCACGCGCTGGGGCTGGTGGCGCTGCTGCTCATGGCGGTGGGCGCGGCGGCGCCGGGCCTGGGCGTGTTCGGCCGCGCCACGGAATACGTGAGGACCCTCACGTACTCGGCCAGCTTCATGGTGCTGCTGCTGCCGGGCATCAACGAGACGCTGACCCGGCTGCCCGCGGACAAGCCCCTGGCGGACAGCCCTCAGTCCCCCGTGGTGCAGGCCGCCCTGGCGACGCTGCTGGGCTTGTTCCTCTGCGGCGCCACGTACCAGGTGCTGCGGCTGCGCGCGCGGAAGTACGACCATGTAGGTGGACTGTCGCACCGCTAGAAACGTGAGGAGCGTGTCGATTCGTGGGGGCCTGATTCGACGTGGAGTAGAAGGCCCGCGATTTTCACTGAACGGAGCACGCCATGGACGCCACCCTCTCCTCCACCACCCCCGGGGTGGACGCCTCACCGAAGAAGAAGTCGTTTGCCCGCTTCCTGCCGACGGTGGCCCGCGTGTTCATGGGGCTGGTGTTCTTCGTCTTCGGCCTGAACGGGTTCCTGGAGTTCATTCCCACGCCCAAGGACCTGAGCCCGACGGACCCTGCGGTGGCCTTTGGCATCGCAATGAAGGCGACGGGCTTCCTGTTCGCGCTGGTGAAGGGCACGGAGACGGTGGTGGGGCTGCTGCTGCTGGCCAACCGCTTCGTCCCGCTGGCGCTGGCGCTCATTGCCCCGGTCATCGTGAACATCTTCCTGACGCACGCCTTCCTGGCGCCGTCGGGCCTGGGTATGGCGGTGATGCTCCTGGCGGCCGAACTCTTCCTGGCCTGGTCCTACCGGGCGGCGTACCGCCCGATGCTCGCCATGAAGGTCAACCCAGGCTCTTGAGGTCGAGGACGAAGCGGTACTTCACGTCGCCCTTCTCCAGCCGCGTGAACGCTTCGTTGATGCCCTGGATGGGAATCAATTCGATGTCGGAGACGATGCCGTGCTCGCCGCAGAAGTCGAGCATGGCCTGGGTCTCCGGCAGGCCGCCGGTGCCGGAGCCGGAGAAGCTCGCGCGCCGGGAGAGGAGCGCGACCGGGGCCACCTCCAGCGGCCGGGACGGGAAGCCCACCAGCACCAGGTGCCCGTCGCGCCGCAGCAGGTCCAGGTAGGCGTTGACGTCGTGGACCGCGGAGACGGTGTCGAGGATGAAGTCGAGGCTGTTCGCCTTCGCCGCCATCTCCTCTGGCCTCGACGACACGACCACCTCATGGGCGCCCAGCCGCAGCGCGTCCTGCTTCTTGCGGTCCGTGTGGCTGAAGACCGTGACGTGCGCGCCCAGCGCCAGCGCGAACTTCACGCCCAGGTGCCCCAGCCCGCCCAGCCCCACCACGCCCACCTTCTGCCCCGGCCCCACCTTCCAGTGCCGCAGCGGTGAGTACGTGGTGATGCCCGCGCAGAGCAGCGGCGCCACCGCCGCCGGGTCCAGGTTGCCGGGCACCTTCAGCGCGAAGTGCTCGTCCACCACGAGGCGGTCCGAGTACCCGCCCTGCGTGATGCCCTTCCCGTCCCGCTCCCGGCTGCCGTAGGTCAGGACGCCCTGGACCTTGCAGTACTGCTCATACCCGTCCCGGCAGTCCACGCAGGCGCGGCACGAGTCCACCATCGTGCCCACGCCCGCCAGGTCCCCCGGGCGGAACTTCGTCACGTCGCTGCCCACGCGGACCACCCGGCCCACGATTTCGTGCCCCGGTACCAGCGGGTAGGTCGAGAAGCCCCAGTCGTTCCGGACCATGTGCAGGTCCGTGTGGCAGACGCCGCAGTAGAGGACGTCCAGCTGCACGTCACGCGGGCCGGGCTCGCGGCGCTCGAACGGGTAGGGGGCAAGAGGGGAAGAGGCATCCGGGGCCGCGTAACCGCGAGCGGAAATCATGGGCGCTCCTGGGTGACTGCTGCGTGATGCCAGGCAGGATGCGTCCGCGCGGCTCTTCGCGAAACGGATGGAATCCGCACGCAGCATGTTGGAAAACTTCCGAATGGCCACCACCCCCCTCAATGCCCTGAACGCCTTCCTCGCCGTGGGGCGCCGGCGCAGCTTCGCGTCGGCGGCCATCGAGCTGGGCATCTCCCCGTCCGCGCTAAGCCAGCAGGTGCGCCACTTGGAGTCACGGCTGGGCGTGCCGCTGCTCACCCGCACGACGCGCAGCGTGGCGCTGACGGACGCGGGGCAGCGGCTCTTGGAGCGCGCCGGCCCTTCCGTGGCGCAGGCGCTGGAGGCGCTGGAGGCCGCCACGGCCAGCGCGGGAGACATCACCGGACGCGTGCGGCTGTCCGTGCCCACCATCTCCCTGTCCACGGTGGTGACGCCCATCCTGCTGCGCTTCGCCCAGCGCCATCCCCAGGTGGAGGTGGAGCTGCGCATCGAGGACCGCTTCGTGGACATCGTCGCGGAGGGGCTGGACGCGGGCATCCGCCCGTTCGAGGCCGTCGAGCGGGACATGGTGCAGGTGCGTCTGTCCAAGCGCTTCCGCTACGTGGTGGTGGGCTCGCCCGCGTACCTCAAGCGCAAGGGGACGCCCCAGCGCCCGGAGGACCTGCTGGACCACGACTGCGTGAACATCGTCCTGCCGTCCTCCGGCGCGAAGTACGCGTGGGAGCTGGAGCGCGGCAGGAAGACCTGGCGCATCCCCGTGCGCGGCCCCGTGCTCGCCACCAACGAGGAGGTGCTGGTGGCGATGGCGGAGGCGGGCCTGGCGCTCATGTATGCCTTTGAGCCCACCATCGTGCCGCGCCTGAAGCGCGGCACCCTGAAGCTTGTCCTGGAGCCCTACGCGGCGTGGATGGAAGGACTGTTCCTCTACTTCCCCAGCCGCGCCCAGGTGTCCCCCGCGTTCCGCGCCTTCCTGGACGTGGCCCGCGAGGTGACGGCCGCAAGGGACTGAAAGGGTCAGTCGCGCGGCGGGCCGCGGCGGCGGTCCACCACGCCCGTGGTGATGGGCTCCCCCGAGGACTTCGCGCTCTTGGCCCGCAGGCTCATCTCCGCGGTGCTCTGCGCGGGCAGCCCCGCCCAGGTGCGCAGCCGCTCCAGCGCCACGGCCTGGTCCGCTTCCGGCAGGCGCGTGATGCTGGCGCCGTGGTTGCCGCCCGGCTCGAAGAACCGGTACGAGTCATTGCGCGCGCTCACGCTGAACGCGCCCGTGGACCAGGGGTCGTTCTCTCCGTAGACGAGCAGGATGCGCTCGCCGAACGCCTTCACCCAGCCCTCCACGAGCGGCATGGCGAGTGGGTTGAAGGGGTACGGCCCCATGTTGAACGGCACGAGATTCCGCGGGTCGTACTGGCGGGGATAGCGCAGGAGGCCGCGCAGGTGGCCCTCTTCGGACGCGTAGCTGCCCAGCTGCGTCGCGGCCTGGAAGTCATAGGCCGCGTAGTAGTCCAGGTCGCCGTCGCTCATGTACGAGAGGCCGACCACCCGGTCCAGGAAGCCCACCAGCGCCTCCGCGGGCGCGCCCGGCTGGGGAATCAAGTCGCACAGCGACGCGTTGCCGTGCTGCCAGAAGGCGAAGGCGACCTCGAGCGTGCTGAACTCCAGCGCCTTGTCCACGCCCAGGAAGTCGTAGGTGCTGCCGTAATTCGCCGCGCCCGCCGCCTGGAAGAGGGGCGCCGTCTCCGAGCGCCGCGCCAGCACCTCGTGCTGGAAGTTCCGGATGTCCTCACGGCACTCGGGTGTGCCCAGCTTGCTCAGGAACTTCACATAGCGCGGGTCCTGCGTGCCGTAGCTGTTGGGGGCCACGTAGGCCACCGTGGCGTCCACGTCGCGCGGGAAGAACGCCCGGTGGTAGAGCGACGTCATGCCGCCCTTGCTGCCGCCGGTGCTGATCCACTTGCCGGGGAAGAGCGGCTTGAAGGCCTGGACGATGCGGTGGTGGTCCGCCGCCGCCTGCTCGATGCTGAGCAGCCGCCAGTCCGCGGGCTGCGGCCGGGACGGCTCGAAGAAGCGGTGCTCCACCAGCAGCTGGTTGCCCTGCAGGAGGAAGGTGGGCTCCAGCTGGAAGGAGAACGTGCTGATGCCGTACCCGGTGCTGGCCAGCACCATGGGCGCCTCCGCGCTCCGGTAGCGAAGCGTCATCCGCTGCTGGAAGCGCGTGCCGTTCGGACGCAGGTGGTCCGCGGGCTGGTCATAGGTCAGCACGAAGAACCGCACGCCCGGCGCGGGCGCCGGCTGCTCCTGCACCACCGTGAGGCCAGGAATCGCCTGCAATTGCGCCAGGATGTCCGGCGCCGCGTCCTGTGTCAGGGATTGCGCCTGGACCTCCGGCGCGCTCGGGGTGATGGACTCGGGGGGAAGCTCGCTGCCGCCGCAGGCCTGGAGCCCCAGTGCCAGCGCGCACGCCAGCACCGCGGGACGACCGAAGAAACGTGACATGGGTAAAGCCCTCCTTGGGCGAAAGACAGAACGAACATGTCGGTCCTGTATTTCCGGAAGAAGGACGTCTCAGGTGTCCTGGGGCAATTACTTGCGCAGCAACGGCTGGCCCTGGCGCAGGTGTCTGGCCAACGCGGCGTAGGAGCCCTCCTGGTACCTGGCCCACGCGTCGGGGTGCAGCAACTGCTCCAGTGCTCCCGCGATGACCCGGGCGTGCCCTTCCAGGTGTGTGTCCGCGTGGACCTGGTCCACGGCGTCCGCGCGGTCGTCTGCCACCACCGCGCGGGCCGTCAGCGTGTCCGCGTAGGTGGAGTAATCGTTGTAATAGGTCCAGGCCGCGCCGCGCAGGGTGAGGCCTCCCAGCGCGACCAGCTCTCCATGGAAGAGGAGGTTGTCCGCCTGGATGGAGCCGCCCGCGAAGAGCAGGGCGTAGTCGAACCCTTCGTGGACGATGTTGCCCTCCACCACCAGGTCCCCCGCGACCAGCAGGCGGGACTGCTCCTCCAGGAGGAGGTGTCCCTTCACGTGGACGCGGCCCTCTTCGAAGACGAGGTCCGTTCCTTCCGTGAGCGTCAGGTCTCCGTCCACCTGCTTCGTCGCGGCGGAAGGCTGAAGGCCGGCCTTGAGGTGGGCCCGCTTCCCGGCCGTCCCGCAGGGCTCGTGGAGCGAGGCGTGTTCCATCAACTTCTGGAGCAGTGACATGGTGGGACCCTGTTCGGTGAGAGGGCCCTGGCTCTAAGGTCCCAGGCCATGAACGTCTACGAGATTCGCGGTGCCTTCGGCCTGGACAACCTGGTGCGCGCGGAGCGACCGGACCCCGTGCCCGGACCCTTCCAGGTGCGCGTGCGCGTGAAGGCCACGAGCCTCAACTCGCGCGACCTGATGATGGTGGAGGGCCGCTACAACCCGCGCCAGAAGCTGCCGCTGGTGCCCAACTCGGACGGCGCGGGCGTGGTGGACGCGGTGGGGCCGGGCGTCACCCGCGTGAAGGTCGGCGACCGGGTGATGACGCTGTTCGCGCAGGGCTGGCAGTCCGGTGAGCCGACGAAGGCTATCACCGCCACCACGCTGGGCGGGCCGCTGGATGGCGCGCTCGCGGACACCCTGCTCCTGCACGAGGACGGCGTGGTGCCCACGCCCGCGTACCTCTCCGACGAGGAGGCCGCCACGCTGCCGTGCGCGGCGGTGACGGCGTGGAGCGCGCTCGTCACGCAGGGGGGACTCAAGGCCGGAGACACGGTGCTGGTCCAGGGCACGGGCGGCGTGTCCATCTTCGCGCTGCAGATTGCCCGGCTGTTCGGCGCGCACGTCATCGTCACATCCAGCCGCGACGACAAGCTGGAGCGGGCCCTGAAGCTGGGCGCGCACGAGGGTATCAACTACGTCACCACGCCGGACTGGGAGAAGGCGGCGCGCACGCTCACCGGAGGCGTGGGCGTGGACCACGTGGTGGAGGTGGGTGGCTCGGGGACGTTCGAGAAGTCACTCAAGGCGCTGCGCGTGGGCGGCACCGTGTCCGTCATCGGCGTGCTGTCCGGCGGGGCGGGCACCGTGTCGCTCGTCCCCATCCTGATGCAGAACCTGCGCGTGCAGGGTGTGTTCGTGGGGCACCGTCAGTCCTTCGAGGCGCTGACGCGCGCGTTCACGCTCCATGACGTCCACCCGGTGGTGGACCGCGTGTTCCCCTTCGCGGAAGCGCGCGCCGCCTTCGAGCACATGAAGCAGGGCGCGCACTTCGGGAAGATCGTCATCAAGGTGAGCTGACCCACGCGAAGTGGAAGTGGGCCTCCACCGTGGCCGTGGCGGTGCTCTTGGGCAGGGGCGGGAAGGGCGCCGCCTTCTTCACCGCGGCGAGCGCGGCCGCGTCCCACGCCTTGGCGCCGGACTCGGTGAGGATGGCGGTGGAGACCAGCTTGCCGTCCTTGTCGAGCACGGCCTGGACGATGGTCTTCTTGCCCAGGGCCGGTGTGCCCTTGGGGCCCGGCTGCTTCCAGGCCTTCGCCACGCGCTGGAAGGCCTGCTGCTGGTAGGTGGGGCTGTCCACCGAGCCCTGGAAGTAGGTCTGGAGCTGCGGACTGCCGCTCGCGGCCAGGGCCCCGGAAGCGAGGGCCAGCGCGAGCACCACCACGGCGGTTTTCGGGATGCGGAGCATGGACCGAATATAGGGCCCGCTCAGTTCCTCGGCTGGGGGCCTCGGGGCGGCAGGGGCTTCGCTTCGGGGGGCTTGCTGGCGCCCTTCTCCGGCAGCCAGGACAGGTCGTACACGGCCGCGTCACCCGCGGCGCGCATCAGCACCACGGAGGCGCCGTGTGCGCCGCTCATCTCCAGGCCGGCGGAGAAGAGGCCCCGGTAGAAGCCGGCCACCACCACCGGGCGGCAGGTGAGCACGTAGCGCGTGGGGCCGGTCTGCTCCAGCCGCGCCTCCAGGTAGTTGGTGCCCGTGCGCAGGTTGCGCGTCATCCGCTCCAGCATCCGGTGTGGCCCCAGAAGCCGCACCCCCGCCAGCAGCGCGCTGCCGATGAGCGTGGCCCCGTAGCCCTCCAGGAAGCGCCGGCCCACCACCTCCGCGCCGTCGTCCAGCGTGGCCGCGGGCGCGAGCACGGACGCCGCCAGCTTCAGCGACTCCACCCACACCTCCAGCGGATAGGCCACCGCCAGCTTTCCGCGAGGATCGATGCCCACGTCGCGCAGCTGCCGCGCGCACGGCTCGTCCAGGTGGTCACCCAGGGCGCGAATCAGCCCTTCGAAGCTCTGCTGGAAGACAAGGCGTTCGGGGGTCATCGGCATGTCCTTCCACGCTACCCGTGTGAGCGGGGCCGCCTCAACCCGGTAGGTTCCCAGGCCTCAAGAAGTCCGCCGGGAGTGTTCGAAAACGCAGTGCGGCAGAGAGGGCCGACGGGTCGACCGGCGCGGCTCGACGCGTCGAAAGGGGGCGGGGAGGGTGCGCTAGGGTCGTGGGCCATGCCGCATGACGCCCTCGCAGATGTCTCCACGGCCGCGATGCAGGAGCGCGGAGGTGCACGGGGGACTCCCCGCGCCGTGCCCGCGCTGACGGTGGTGTCCCACCCGGTGCCCCAGCGCGTGGGGGAGCGGCTGCTGTTGGACGCGGTGGTGGCGGGACGGACCCTGGCCCTGTCGCGCAACGCGCCGGACTTCGCGAAGCCGGGCAGCTCGCTGGGGCTGCCGCTGGCGGATCCATTCGTGAGCCGCAAGCCGCTGGAGCTGTCCGCCCTCGCGGCCGGGGGCGTGCGCCTGTCGGTGCCGGAGGATGGCACGCATGTGGTCGCGGCGGGCGGGCCGCTCCAGGGCGCGAGGGACTTCGGGCCGGCGGAGCTGATGGACGGGGTGGCGCTGGAGCTGTCGGGCCGCGTGGTGCTGCTCTTGCACACGGTGGAGCTGGACGGCGAGGGCCTGGTGGACACGCAGGGCATGGTGGGCGAGAGCGCGGGCCTGCGGCGGCTGCGCAAGCACATCGAGCGGGTGGCGGACCTGGACGTGTCGGTGCTCATCCGGGGAGAGACGGGCACGGGCAAGGAGCTGGTGGCGCAGGCCATCCACCGGCTGTCACCGCGCCGGGATGGGCGCTTCGTCAGCGTCAACCTGGGGGCCATCCCCAAGGAGCTGGCGGCGGCGGAGCTGTTCGGTTCGAAGAAGGGCGCGTACTCCGGGGCCACGCAGGACCGCGAGGGCTTCTTCCGCGCCGCGCACGGAGGCACGCTGTTCCTGGACGAGGTGGGCGAGGCGCCGCCGGAAGTGCAGGTGATGCTCCTGCGGGTGCTGGAGACGGGGGAGCTGTACCCCGTGGGCGCCAGCCAGCCGGTGAAGGTGGACGTGCGGCTCATCGCCGCGACGGACGCGCACCTGGAGGAGCAGATCCGCGACGGGCGCTTCAAGGCGCCGCTCTTGCACCGGCTGGCGGGCTACGACCTGCGCGTGCCCGCGCTGCGTGAACGGCGCGAGGACGTGGGCCGGTTGTTCTTCCACTTCGCGCGAGAGGAGCTGGCGGCGCTGGGGGATGCGGCGCGGCTGGACTCGGAGGACCCGCACGCGGAGCCGTGGCTGCCGGCGCCGCTGGCGTCGCGGCTGGTGCGGGCGGCGTGGCCGGGGAACATCCGGCAGCTGCGAAACCTCACGCGGCAGCTCGTCATCGGGAGCCGGGGACAGGCACGCTTGCAGCTGGATCCCCAGTTGGAGGAAGCGCTGGGCACGGCGGCGGGAGCGGGGACCGCGCCGATGCCGCAAGGAGCCCACGTGGGGATTGGCGCCGCAGTGGCTCCGGCGTGGGCGGCGGGAGCGGGGACCGCGCCGATGCCGCAAGGAGCACAGGCCTCGGCTGGCACTCCCGTGGCTCCGGCTCGCGGCGCTGACGCTCCGGAGGCTCGCGAGGCGGCGGTGCCCCGGCGCAAGCCTTCGCAGGTGACGGAGGCGGAGCTGCTGGCCGCGCTGCGGGCGAGCGCATGGGACCTGAAGGCCGCGGCGGATGCGTTGGGTATTCCGCGTCCGTCCGTCTACGACCTCATCGAGCGCAGCCCGAACCTGCGCACCGCCGGGGACCTGGGCGCGGACGAAATCACCCGCTGCTTCGAGGCCTGCGGCGGCGACCTGGACGCGATGGTGCGCACGCTGGAGGTGTCGAAGCGCGCGCTGGGGCGGCGGTTGAAGGAGCTGGGGCTGACGGCGAAGGCACCCTGAGCGGAGGGCCACGCCGCATGGCACGCTGGATGCTAAGCCGTCGCGTCGTCCGTCCCCATCCCCCTGGAGGGTTCCCCATGCGAAGCCGCGTCCTCTTCCCGCTGTGCCTCACCGGACTGCTGCTGGCCTGTGCCAGCGGTGGCGCCCGTTCCACCCCCTCCGAAGCCGCGTCGTCCGACAGCGGGCCGGTGCAGCCCTGCTCGGTGAACCCGACGCCTCCCGAGGGGACCACCCAGGTGCTCATCACCGCCAGGCCGGACGGCAAGGTGCACTTCAGCAGCACGACGGTGCAGGTGCGGGCCGGGCAGACGGTGAGCTTCGTGTCCCAGGTGCAGCAGGACCGGTGCATCGGCGTATCCAACAGCGGGCTCCTCAAGGACGGCTCACAGAACCCCCTGCCGGTGCCCGCGTGTCAGGTCGCTTCGTGGAAGCTGCGCGCCGCGGATGAGCCGGGGACGACCACGTCGCTGTGGTCCTGCCCGACGAGCGACTGCTCCAAATGCACGCAGTCCCAGGGCATCCGGGAGACCATCAACGGCACGCTGGAAGTCACCGGACGCGGCGAGGACTGAAGCGCGGTCCCTGCCTCTTGAGTGACCGGCAGGAGCAGCCCTGCTCCGGTGGATTCATCCCCGGAGCGGGCCACGTCAGGGCTTGCGGGCCCTGGCCGGCCGGGCGGGCTGCCGTGGCGGCGCTGCCGGAGTCACGGTGGCGCTGGTGCTCGCGGTGACGGCCCTGAGCTCGTCGAGCCCGAGCTGGATGTGCCGTGAGAGGTCTTGCGCCTTGGGGTCCTCGAGCCAGCGCTCGAACGCGACCTTGAAGACCGCGATGCCCGCTTCGGCGGCCAGGCTCGCGGTGGGCTCGGTGACGCCGCGCTTTCGCAGGGTCTCCGCGGCGGCCGAGGCCAGGGAGGCCAGCTTGATCAGCTCGCGCTCCCGAAGCTCGGCGTGCGCGACGAGGAGCGTCTGGCGCGCCCGGGCATGGTCGCGGCGGTCCTTGAAGAAGGGCGTCAGCGACTCGAGAGCGGCGGCGACCGTGTCGAGCGGCGCGGCCCCCGGAGGCGCCTCCGCGATGGTGGTGACGATGCGCTCGTGGAGCGCGTCCGAGCCCCCGAACAGGACCTCCTTCTTGTCGGTGAAGTAGCGGAAGAACGTCCGCTCCGTGAGCCCAGCGCGCGCGGCGATCTCCTCCACCGTCGTCCGGTCGTACCCGTGCTCCTGGAACAGGGTCATCGCGGCCTGTGCGAGCCGGTCTCGTGCGTTGGGTTCCCAGCGGCCCATGGGCTGGAGTCTAACCTGATTGCAGTCACTGACATCACTTGTTAGATGTGATGTCAGCAGCTGACATCAAGGGGTTTTCCATGCGCGTATTCGTGACCGGTGCATCTGGCTTCATTGGTTCGGCCGTC
This DNA window, taken from Corallococcus coralloides DSM 2259, encodes the following:
- a CDS encoding RNA polymerase sigma factor, with protein sequence MGSTPTPDALLLAAHAGDRDAMVHLLQLQQPNLRRYAQKRCLISDVDDAVQEALLVMSRQLSAVRQLASFSGWMFKIVQRECRRLARTVMKNDPYEEALVDQWMSAHTPDSLRLDMASALESLPPQYLEVVVLRDFEALSIREMAERLSLDPAAVKSRLHRARVMIREYLLA
- a CDS encoding DoxX family membrane protein, whose protein sequence is MDATLSSTTPGVDASPKKKSFARFLPTVARVFMGLVFFVFGLNGFLEFIPTPKDLSPTDPAVAFGIAMKATGFLFALVKGTETVVGLLLLANRFVPLALALIAPVIVNIFLTHAFLAPSGLGMAVMLLAAELFLAWSYRAAYRPMLAMKVNPGS
- a CDS encoding NAD(P)-dependent alcohol dehydrogenase encodes the protein MISARGYAAPDASSPLAPYPFERREPGPRDVQLDVLYCGVCHTDLHMVRNDWGFSTYPLVPGHEIVGRVVRVGSDVTKFRPGDLAGVGTMVDSCRACVDCRDGYEQYCKVQGVLTYGSRERDGKGITQGGYSDRLVVDEHFALKVPGNLDPAAVAPLLCAGITTYSPLRHWKVGPGQKVGVVGLGGLGHLGVKFALALGAHVTVFSHTDRKKQDALRLGAHEVVVSSRPEEMAAKANSLDFILDTVSAVHDVNAYLDLLRRDGHLVLVGFPSRPLEVAPVALLSRRASFSGSGTGGLPETQAMLDFCGEHGIVSDIELIPIQGINEAFTRLEKGDVKYRFVLDLKSLG
- a CDS encoding LysR family transcriptional regulator, which translates into the protein MATTPLNALNAFLAVGRRRSFASAAIELGISPSALSQQVRHLESRLGVPLLTRTTRSVALTDAGQRLLERAGPSVAQALEALEAATASAGDITGRVRLSVPTISLSTVVTPILLRFAQRHPQVEVELRIEDRFVDIVAEGLDAGIRPFEAVERDMVQVRLSKRFRYVVVGSPAYLKRKGTPQRPEDLLDHDCVNIVLPSSGAKYAWELERGRKTWRIPVRGPVLATNEEVLVAMAEAGLALMYAFEPTIVPRLKRGTLKLVLEPYAAWMEGLFLYFPSRAQVSPAFRAFLDVAREVTAARD
- a CDS encoding S28 family serine protease; amino-acid sequence: MSRFFGRPAVLACALALGLQACGGSELPPESITPSAPEVQAQSLTQDAAPDILAQLQAIPGLTVVQEQPAPAPGVRFFVLTYDQPADHLRPNGTRFQQRMTLRYRSAEAPMVLASTGYGISTFSFQLEPTFLLQGNQLLVEHRFFEPSRPQPADWRLLSIEQAAADHHRIVQAFKPLFPGKWISTGGSKGGMTSLYHRAFFPRDVDATVAYVAPNSYGTQDPRYVKFLSKLGTPECREDIRNFQHEVLARRSETAPLFQAAGAANYGSTYDFLGVDKALEFSTLEVAFAFWQHGNASLCDLIPQPGAPAEALVGFLDRVVGLSYMSDGDLDYYAAYDFQAATQLGSYASEEGHLRGLLRYPRQYDPRNLVPFNMGPYPFNPLAMPLVEGWVKAFGERILLVYGENDPWSTGAFSVSARNDSYRFFEPGGNHGASITRLPEADQAVALERLRTWAGLPAQSTAEMSLRAKSAKSSGEPITTGVVDRRRGPPRD
- a CDS encoding zinc-dependent alcohol dehydrogenase family protein, which gives rise to MNVYEIRGAFGLDNLVRAERPDPVPGPFQVRVRVKATSLNSRDLMMVEGRYNPRQKLPLVPNSDGAGVVDAVGPGVTRVKVGDRVMTLFAQGWQSGEPTKAITATTLGGPLDGALADTLLLHEDGVVPTPAYLSDEEAATLPCAAVTAWSALVTQGGLKAGDTVLVQGTGGVSIFALQIARLFGAHVIVTSSRDDKLERALKLGAHEGINYVTTPDWEKAARTLTGGVGVDHVVEVGGSGTFEKSLKALRVGGTVSVIGVLSGGAGTVSLVPILMQNLRVQGVFVGHRQSFEALTRAFTLHDVHPVVDRVFPFAEARAAFEHMKQGAHFGKIVIKVS
- a CDS encoding TonB family protein: MLRIPKTAVVVLALALASGALAASGSPQLQTYFQGSVDSPTYQQQAFQRVAKAWKQPGPKGTPALGKKTIVQAVLDKDGKLVSTAILTESGAKAWDAAALAAVKKAAPFPPLPKSTATATVEAHFHFAWVSSP
- a CDS encoding DUF2378 family protein; the encoded protein is MTPERLVFQQSFEGLIRALGDHLDEPCARQLRDVGIDPRGKLAVAYPLEVWVESLKLAASVLAPAATLDDGAEVVGRRFLEGYGATLIGSALLAGVRLLGPHRMLERMTRNLRTGTNYLEARLEQTGPTRYVLTCRPVVVAGFYRGLFSAGLEMSGAHGASVVLMRAAGDAAVYDLSWLPEKGASKPPEAKPLPPRGPQPRN
- a CDS encoding sigma 54-interacting transcriptional regulator, whose translation is MPHDALADVSTAAMQERGGARGTPRAVPALTVVSHPVPQRVGERLLLDAVVAGRTLALSRNAPDFAKPGSSLGLPLADPFVSRKPLELSALAAGGVRLSVPEDGTHVVAAGGPLQGARDFGPAELMDGVALELSGRVVLLLHTVELDGEGLVDTQGMVGESAGLRRLRKHIERVADLDVSVLIRGETGTGKELVAQAIHRLSPRRDGRFVSVNLGAIPKELAAAELFGSKKGAYSGATQDREGFFRAAHGGTLFLDEVGEAPPEVQVMLLRVLETGELYPVGASQPVKVDVRLIAATDAHLEEQIRDGRFKAPLLHRLAGYDLRVPALRERREDVGRLFFHFAREELAALGDAARLDSEDPHAEPWLPAPLASRLVRAAWPGNIRQLRNLTRQLVIGSRGQARLQLDPQLEEALGTAAGAGTAPMPQGAHVGIGAAVAPAWAAGAGTAPMPQGAQASAGTPVAPARGADAPEAREAAVPRRKPSQVTEAELLAALRASAWDLKAAADALGIPRPSVYDLIERSPNLRTAGDLGADEITRCFEACGGDLDAMVRTLEVSKRALGRRLKELGLTAKAP
- a CDS encoding TetR family transcriptional regulator, with the translated sequence MGRWEPNARDRLAQAAMTLFQEHGYDRTTVEEIAARAGLTERTFFRYFTDKKEVLFGGSDALHERIVTTIAEAPPGAAPLDTVAAALESLTPFFKDRRDHARARQTLLVAHAELRERELIKLASLASAAAETLRKRGVTEPTASLAAEAGIAVFKVAFERWLEDPKAQDLSRHIQLGLDELRAVTASTSATVTPAAPPRQPARPARARKP